A genomic window from Limisphaerales bacterium includes:
- a CDS encoding FecR domain-containing protein — protein sequence MSEKIEPWREELDTLLNRLVDGELTEAETARLNDILRDEPAAADEYHAFMDLHEALNAQLAMPDFTAMDKVIVPQPQPSYVRPLLAMAALVMIGFFINALVQEPNQPAPPLVAQAKGPEPIATIKGLSGSLMYTGDRGIVRNNLKEGDPLGGGTIEGMTPDAWFELKFKDGSTVVISGNSMLTFSDDGQKKLRLKEGGFSANVRPQPKDKPMLVQTRTATFEVLGTRFSVDAGPTAATLTVSEGSVRATRLSDSKSVDVPAKHQVVAALDRELEPEQLPDNVSQWASDLERGAKGTQGDWTPARAGQPTHLKAVPYTIPAALDEQQRTIYTIAMAVSRTDHPPVILQPGSSIRIRGQMDTPHAIWFGVTLRRANGDFGGHFEMIVPEEKFEAGQPFDVTLNPADYKLSPTLQKLAKYFPKNAFDLKVEAIWCHSLWDSVGLQVHKMGIIPAK from the coding sequence ATGAGTGAAAAAATCGAACCTTGGCGTGAGGAACTGGACACGCTGCTGAACCGGCTGGTCGATGGCGAGTTGACCGAGGCGGAGACCGCGCGGCTGAACGACATTCTCCGCGACGAACCCGCCGCCGCCGATGAGTATCACGCGTTCATGGACCTGCACGAGGCGCTCAACGCGCAGCTCGCCATGCCGGATTTCACCGCGATGGACAAAGTCATCGTGCCGCAACCGCAGCCTTCCTACGTGCGCCCGCTGCTCGCCATGGCGGCACTGGTGATGATCGGATTTTTCATCAACGCGCTCGTGCAAGAGCCAAACCAACCTGCGCCTCCGCTGGTTGCCCAGGCCAAGGGCCCCGAGCCCATCGCCACCATTAAAGGCTTGAGCGGTTCGCTGATGTACACCGGTGATCGCGGCATAGTGCGCAATAATTTGAAAGAAGGCGACCCGCTGGGTGGCGGCACGATCGAAGGCATGACGCCGGACGCGTGGTTTGAGCTGAAATTCAAGGACGGCTCAACCGTGGTGATCTCCGGCAACTCCATGCTCACATTTTCCGATGATGGCCAAAAAAAACTGCGCCTCAAGGAAGGCGGCTTCTCGGCCAATGTCCGCCCTCAGCCGAAAGACAAACCGATGCTCGTCCAGACGCGCACGGCGACGTTCGAGGTGCTCGGCACGCGCTTCAGCGTGGACGCCGGGCCGACCGCGGCGACGCTCACCGTCAGCGAAGGCAGCGTGCGCGCCACGCGCTTGAGCGACAGCAAGTCTGTTGACGTGCCCGCCAAGCATCAGGTGGTGGCCGCGCTGGACCGCGAACTGGAGCCGGAGCAACTGCCGGACAATGTCAGCCAATGGGCCAGCGACCTTGAGCGCGGCGCCAAGGGCACGCAAGGCGACTGGACTCCCGCCCGTGCAGGACAGCCCACACACCTGAAGGCGGTGCCCTACACCATCCCCGCCGCGCTCGATGAACAGCAGCGCACCATTTACACCATCGCCATGGCCGTCTCGCGCACGGACCATCCGCCGGTCATTCTCCAGCCCGGCTCGAGCATTCGCATTCGCGGCCAAATGGACACGCCGCACGCGATTTGGTTCGGCGTCACCCTCCGCCGCGCCAACGGCGATTTCGGCGGCCATTTCGAGATGATTGTGCCCGAGGAAAAGTTTGAGGCCGGCCAGCCATTTGACGTGACGTTAAACCCCGCGGATTACAAACTCTCGCCGACGCTCCAAAAATTGGCCAAGTACTTTCCGAAAAACGCCTTCGACCTAAAGGTCGAGGCCATCTGGTGCCACTCCCTCTGGGATTCGGTTGGCCTGCAGGTGCATAAGATGGGAATCATTCCCGCCAAGTAA
- a CDS encoding sigma-70 family RNA polymerase sigma factor gives MNLSDDFILELTQCQQRLYGYIYRRMANRDQAMEVLQQTNLVLCRKADDFELGTNFNAWAATVAHYQILSYRKTLAGDRLVFTEDVIAAIDEREDENEMREGMLRHLRHCYAKMSDDNQELMKLRYERELSMEQLAREIGKKVVAVRVKLHRLRRSLRDCVQTRLQEEKV, from the coding sequence ATGAATTTGTCTGACGACTTTATCCTCGAGCTGACGCAGTGCCAGCAGCGGTTGTATGGCTACATTTACCGCCGCATGGCGAACCGCGATCAGGCGATGGAAGTGTTACAGCAGACCAACCTCGTGCTCTGCCGCAAGGCCGATGATTTCGAGCTCGGTACCAATTTTAACGCCTGGGCCGCCACCGTCGCCCACTACCAGATTTTGTCCTACCGCAAAACGCTCGCGGGCGACCGGCTGGTGTTTACTGAGGACGTGATCGCCGCCATCGACGAGCGCGAAGACGAAAACGAAATGCGGGAAGGCATGTTGCGCCATCTGCGCCATTGCTACGCGAAAATGTCTGACGACAATCAGGAATTGATGAAGCTGCGCTACGAGCGCGAGCTGTCGATGGAACAATTGGCGCGCGAAATCGGAAAGAAAGTCGTGGCCGTGCGCGTGAAGCTGCACCGACTCCGCCGCAGTCTGCGCGATTGTGTGCAAACCCGTTTACAGGAAGAAAAAGTATGA
- a CDS encoding carboxypeptidase regulatory-like domain-containing protein has product MKMKLTLTLAALALSVSLASAKEIHGTVTQDGKGVGGVFVSAHDTENRKATGVFTAADGTYAIDGLRDKDYRVRARQKGLNDVWLDDVSAGSKDIEIKMTAATGWKLERQRTADSAFSMMKFDNQRDKLNFKMFCAYCHQIGTAAFRTPEEPVDWETMIRRMDGFGGLYPHTKRTIVNRIMNTYKGEAVDQWPQYVPPSAPAGAATKAKITWWEMGKRYESQYHDIDLSPDGRLIYALNITKGYMVTVDVKTDEQVYRKFPRGSYGPHSIEPDNDGHMWVTMCASGQMAKYDIHKKEFEVYSSAEAPAKRGGYPHTLRVNPQDPEGLIWYTDAGRNSVFSLHPKTKHVKEYHLLSAGQAVAAGKGESRGITPYGIDFSPVDGMIWYSKLNGNRIGRIDPSKPDGNIKEWNPPFRGPRRLHVAPDGIIWVPGFASGVFAKFDPATEKWTVYDLPNKDNQIPYALNVAPNGMVWICGTGDDTIHRFNPKTEILVTYPLPNRVSYTREIEFDADGNVWTPTSGPSRHMETGYGAIIKIEPNDLSDAGGRKLKGYMPDRSKLTYEQPRPVNYNGPNAKLLQKIAQTKLPQAYLNGKHQPYVDATYKKLNDKQKHRIHILWQEKRKADPDMPNAGQHFVRIMEYVANNEK; this is encoded by the coding sequence ATGAAAATGAAACTCACCCTCACCCTCGCAGCACTGGCGCTTTCGGTTTCGTTGGCGTCGGCCAAGGAAATCCACGGCACGGTCACGCAGGACGGCAAAGGCGTGGGCGGCGTGTTCGTCTCCGCGCACGACACGGAAAACCGCAAAGCCACCGGCGTGTTTACCGCCGCCGACGGCACCTACGCCATCGACGGCCTGCGCGACAAGGATTACCGGGTGCGCGCCCGGCAAAAGGGCCTCAACGATGTGTGGCTCGATGATGTCTCTGCCGGCTCCAAGGACATTGAGATCAAGATGACCGCCGCCACCGGCTGGAAGCTCGAACGCCAACGTACCGCCGACAGTGCCTTCAGCATGATGAAGTTTGATAACCAACGCGATAAACTGAACTTCAAAATGTTCTGCGCCTACTGCCACCAAATCGGCACGGCCGCCTTCCGCACGCCGGAGGAACCGGTGGACTGGGAGACGATGATTCGCCGCATGGACGGCTTCGGCGGTCTGTACCCACACACCAAGCGCACCATCGTGAATCGCATCATGAACACGTACAAAGGGGAAGCCGTGGACCAATGGCCCCAGTACGTCCCGCCCTCCGCGCCTGCCGGTGCGGCTACCAAGGCGAAGATTACCTGGTGGGAAATGGGCAAACGCTACGAGTCGCAATACCACGACATCGACCTCAGCCCGGACGGCCGCCTCATTTATGCGCTGAACATCACCAAAGGATACATGGTAACCGTGGATGTAAAAACCGACGAGCAGGTGTATCGGAAATTCCCGCGTGGTTCTTATGGCCCGCATTCCATTGAGCCGGATAACGATGGTCATATGTGGGTGACGATGTGTGCCTCAGGCCAAATGGCAAAGTACGACATCCACAAGAAAGAGTTTGAAGTTTACAGCAGCGCCGAGGCGCCGGCCAAACGCGGCGGTTACCCGCACACGTTGCGCGTGAATCCGCAGGATCCGGAGGGACTCATTTGGTACACCGATGCCGGCCGCAACTCCGTGTTTTCGCTTCATCCGAAGACCAAGCACGTCAAGGAATACCACCTCCTCAGTGCAGGACAAGCGGTGGCCGCCGGCAAGGGCGAGAGCCGCGGCATCACGCCTTACGGCATCGATTTCTCACCGGTCGACGGCATGATCTGGTACAGCAAGCTCAACGGCAACCGCATCGGCCGCATTGATCCGAGCAAGCCCGACGGCAACATCAAGGAATGGAACCCGCCCTTCCGCGGGCCGCGCCGCCTGCACGTGGCGCCCGATGGCATCATCTGGGTGCCCGGCTTCGCCTCCGGCGTGTTTGCGAAGTTCGATCCTGCCACGGAAAAATGGACGGTTTACGATCTGCCCAACAAGGACAACCAAATCCCCTATGCGCTCAACGTCGCGCCCAACGGCATGGTGTGGATCTGCGGCACGGGCGACGACACCATCCACCGGTTCAATCCAAAAACTGAAATCCTCGTCACCTATCCGCTGCCCAATCGCGTGAGCTACACGCGGGAGATTGAGTTTGATGCCGACGGCAATGTGTGGACGCCTACCAGCGGCCCGTCGCGCCACATGGAAACCGGCTACGGCGCGATCATTAAGATCGAACCCAACGACCTCAGCGACGCCGGTGGCCGCAAGCTCAAGGGCTACATGCCCGACCGCAGCAAGCTCACCTACGAGCAACCGCGTCCGGTCAACTACAACGGCCCCAACGCCAAGCTGTTGCAGAAGATTGCCCAAACCAAGCTGCCGCAAGCCTACCTCAACGGCAAGCATCAGCCCTACGTTGATGCCACGTACAAGAAGCTTAACGACAAACAAAAACACCGCATCCACATTCTGTGGCAGGAGAAACGCAAAGCGGATCCGGATATGCCCAACGCCGGCCAGCACTTCGTCCGCATCATGGAATACGTGGCTAACAACGAGAAATAA